One genomic window of Prochlorococcus marinus str. NATL2A includes the following:
- a CDS encoding ATP-binding protein, whose protein sequence is MDPSKNWAVFIHPSTLKLASFVETLLEPVICKETAKKIELGLHEALVNAVVHGNLSNPNKVIRVRRILTPNWIVWQIQDEGLGLVEDKRVCCLPLNTDVNSGRGIYLIHKCFDDVRWSRKGNRLQLSLRK, encoded by the coding sequence GTGGATCCTTCTAAAAATTGGGCCGTATTTATTCATCCCTCTACCTTAAAACTAGCATCATTTGTTGAAACTCTTTTAGAGCCTGTAATATGTAAAGAAACTGCAAAAAAGATTGAATTGGGATTACATGAGGCTCTTGTTAATGCAGTAGTTCATGGAAACTTATCGAATCCTAATAAAGTTATTCGTGTTAGAAGAATTCTTACTCCAAACTGGATTGTTTGGCAAATCCAAGATGAAGGTTTAGGCCTAGTTGAAGATAAAAGAGTATGTTGTTTACCTTTGAATACTGATGTTAATAGTGGAAGAGGAATTTATTTAATTCATAAGTGTTTTGATGATGTGAGGTGGAGTAGAAAAGGGAATAGACTTCAGTTGTCACTAAGGAAATAA
- a CDS encoding DUF6439 family protein: MLKKSTYIWPEKIQLLAKELHNEISLNNYNWHKFRGNKQRRSAELIISAISQLINDGDDAEIEDLLNQAILWIKEEIKDTGCKSH, translated from the coding sequence ATGTTAAAAAAAAGTACATACATTTGGCCAGAAAAAATTCAATTACTTGCGAAAGAGCTACATAATGAAATCAGCCTTAATAATTACAACTGGCATAAATTCAGAGGAAACAAACAAAGAAGAAGCGCTGAATTAATTATTTCGGCAATTTCACAATTAATTAATGATGGAGATGATGCAGAAATAGAAGACTTACTGAATCAAGCAATATTATGGATAAAAGAAGAAATAAAAGATACAGGGTGTAAAAGTCATTAA
- a CDS encoding class I SAM-dependent methyltransferase, whose product MAAPSLKKIAYHTLQQGKTIAGLAHKELSTKLMEVFAPGAAPENFPINQDLIKEVRRSMENLENIDWREAEAGVYPKSQLFEAPWLEWAKKYPLVWLDMPQTWQRRRKNKTREIPKIVNEEDYPEYYLQNFHHQTDGYLSDHSAEIYDLQVEILFNGTADSMRRRVLSPLKRGLKKYLSEGSKKIKVLDVATGTGRTLQQIQSALPQIELYGLDLSGSYLKQASKYLSSRSGDLVQLTKGNAEKMPYASASFQALTCVFLFHELPRDARQNVLNECFRLLEPGGILVLADSIQIEDSPKFTPIMENFHKIFHEPYYRDYIVDNINLRLEKSGFSSITSESHFMTKVWKANKPV is encoded by the coding sequence ATGGCAGCGCCAAGCCTTAAAAAAATTGCATATCATACTCTTCAACAAGGTAAAACCATTGCTGGGTTAGCTCATAAAGAGTTGAGTACAAAGTTAATGGAAGTGTTTGCACCTGGAGCCGCTCCGGAAAATTTTCCAATAAATCAAGATCTAATTAAAGAAGTTAGAAGATCAATGGAAAATCTAGAAAATATTGATTGGAGAGAAGCAGAGGCAGGCGTGTACCCTAAATCACAACTTTTCGAAGCTCCATGGCTTGAATGGGCAAAGAAATATCCATTGGTTTGGCTAGATATGCCACAAACTTGGCAGAGGCGAAGAAAAAATAAAACCAGAGAAATCCCAAAAATAGTAAATGAAGAAGATTACCCTGAATACTATTTACAGAATTTTCATCACCAAACAGATGGTTACCTAAGTGATCATTCTGCTGAAATTTATGACTTACAAGTTGAGATCCTTTTCAATGGAACTGCAGATTCTATGAGAAGAAGAGTTTTATCTCCTTTAAAAAGAGGTTTGAAAAAATATTTATCTGAAGGCTCGAAGAAAATAAAGGTTTTAGACGTTGCTACAGGAACGGGAAGAACGCTACAGCAAATACAAAGTGCATTACCTCAAATTGAACTTTATGGTCTTGATTTATCAGGCTCATACCTAAAGCAAGCAAGTAAATATCTAAGTTCCAGAAGCGGTGATCTTGTTCAGCTAACCAAAGGAAATGCAGAGAAAATGCCCTATGCATCTGCGAGTTTTCAAGCATTAACTTGTGTTTTTCTATTTCACGAACTTCCCAGAGATGCACGCCAGAATGTTTTGAACGAATGCTTCAGATTGTTAGAACCTGGCGGAATACTTGTTCTTGCAGACTCCATTCAAATAGAAGATTCTCCTAAGTTCACTCCAATAATGGAAAACTTTCACAAAATATTTCATGAACCTTACTACAGAGATTACATCGTCGATAACATAAACTTAAGATTAGAAAAAAGTGGATTTTCATCTATAACTTCTGAATCTCACTTTATGACTAAAGTATGGAAAGCAAACAAGCCAGTTTGA
- the glnA gene encoding type I glutamate--ammonia ligase has translation MSKTSQDVLRQIKDEGIELIDLKFTDLHGKWQHLTVASDLIEESSFTEGLAFDGSSIRGWKAINESDMAMVPDPSTSWIDPFYHHKTLSLICSIQEPRSGEPYARCPRALAQKALDYLGSTSVADAAFFGPEPEFFIFDDVRYNSGEGSSFYSVDTIEAPWNSGRVEEGGNLGYKIQLKEGYFPVSPNDTAQDMRSEMLLLMGELGIPIEKHHHEVAGAGQHELGMKFAPLINAADNVMIYKYIVRNVAKKYGKTATFMPKPVFNDNGTGMHVHQSLWKGGQPLFYGEGTYANLSQTAKWYIGGILKHAPSFLAFTNPTTNSYKRLVPGFEAPVNLVYSQGNRSAAVRIPLTGPSPKAKRLEFRSGDALANPYIAFSAMMMAGIDGIKNQIDPGDGVDVDLFELPSEELSKIDTVPSSLNDALEALKNDSQYLTEGGVFTEDFINNWIELKYEEVQQLRQRPHPHEFTVYYDA, from the coding sequence ATGAGCAAGACCTCTCAAGATGTTCTTCGTCAAATTAAGGATGAGGGCATTGAGCTAATAGATTTAAAATTCACTGACTTACATGGTAAGTGGCAGCATTTAACAGTAGCTTCAGATCTAATTGAAGAAAGCTCTTTTACAGAAGGGCTTGCTTTTGATGGCTCTTCTATTCGCGGTTGGAAAGCCATAAACGAATCTGATATGGCAATGGTTCCAGATCCATCAACGAGCTGGATAGACCCTTTTTACCATCACAAAACGCTTAGTTTAATTTGCTCAATTCAGGAGCCAAGGAGTGGAGAGCCATATGCCAGATGCCCAAGAGCTTTGGCGCAAAAGGCTTTGGATTACTTAGGAAGCACAAGTGTTGCAGATGCTGCATTTTTTGGTCCTGAACCAGAATTCTTTATTTTTGATGATGTCCGATACAACTCAGGAGAAGGTAGTAGCTTTTATAGCGTTGACACCATAGAAGCTCCCTGGAATTCAGGGAGAGTAGAAGAAGGAGGAAACCTTGGGTACAAAATTCAACTAAAAGAGGGATATTTCCCAGTTTCACCTAATGACACAGCCCAAGATATGAGGTCAGAGATGCTTCTACTGATGGGTGAGTTGGGTATACCCATTGAGAAGCATCACCATGAAGTAGCAGGAGCTGGTCAACATGAATTAGGAATGAAATTTGCTCCCCTAATCAACGCAGCTGACAATGTAATGATTTACAAATACATCGTCAGAAACGTAGCAAAGAAATATGGGAAAACTGCAACTTTCATGCCCAAGCCAGTCTTCAATGACAATGGGACAGGAATGCATGTTCATCAAAGTCTTTGGAAAGGAGGTCAACCTTTATTTTATGGAGAAGGTACTTACGCTAATTTATCTCAAACGGCTAAATGGTATATCGGTGGAATACTCAAACATGCACCTTCTTTCCTTGCTTTTACAAATCCAACTACCAACAGTTACAAAAGATTGGTTCCAGGATTCGAAGCACCAGTTAATTTAGTTTACTCACAGGGCAATCGATCAGCTGCTGTAAGAATACCTTTGACTGGACCAAGTCCAAAAGCAAAGAGACTTGAATTCAGATCAGGTGACGCATTAGCTAACCCTTACATTGCTTTTTCAGCAATGATGATGGCAGGTATCGATGGAATCAAAAATCAAATTGATCCTGGAGATGGAGTTGACGTTGACCTTTTTGAGCTTCCTTCAGAGGAATTATCAAAAATAGACACTGTCCCCTCTTCATTGAACGATGCATTAGAGGCATTAAAAAATGACAGCCAATATCTAACTGAAGGGGGCGTATTTACAGAAGATTTCATTAATAACTGGATAGAACTTAAATACGAAGAAGTTCAACAGCTAAGACAAAGGCCTCATCCACATGAATTTACTGTGTACTACGACGCTTAA
- a CDS encoding pyridoxal-phosphate-dependent aminotransferase family protein has product MNRSVFLATQILPSVDNQHRKDFGPTVSPERLLLGPGPSNADPAVLKALSQPPIGHLDPFYVDLMSEVQELLRYAWQTSNRLTLPMSGTGSAAMEATLANVVEPEDTVLVAIKGYFGHRLADMAGRYKANVETIHKEWGNAFSLQEIEDALKKHTPAVLAIVHAETSTGVCQPMDGIGDLCRKYNCLLLVDTVTSLGGVPLYLDEWKIDLAYSCSQKGLSCPPGLGPFSMNERAENKMSNRKDKVPNWYLDVSLLNKYWGSDRVYHHTAPVNMNFGIREALRLLAEEGLEVSWGRHRTNAKSLWNSLENIGLELHVKEELRLPTLTTVKIPEGLDGKAFTKHLLNNFGVEIGGGLGDLAGKVWRIGLMGYNSTSENVDKIINIFETELPKFR; this is encoded by the coding sequence ATAAACCGATCTGTTTTCTTGGCCACTCAAATTCTTCCTTCTGTTGATAATCAACATCGTAAAGATTTTGGTCCAACTGTTTCTCCTGAAAGGTTATTGCTTGGGCCAGGCCCATCAAACGCAGATCCTGCTGTTTTGAAAGCGCTCTCTCAACCTCCTATTGGTCATTTAGATCCTTTTTATGTTGACTTGATGAGTGAGGTGCAAGAGTTGCTTAGATATGCTTGGCAAACTAGCAATCGATTGACACTTCCAATGAGTGGCACAGGAAGTGCCGCAATGGAGGCAACATTAGCAAATGTCGTTGAGCCAGAAGATACGGTATTAGTAGCTATCAAAGGATATTTTGGACATCGACTTGCGGATATGGCAGGTAGGTATAAAGCGAATGTAGAAACAATTCATAAAGAATGGGGTAATGCATTTTCACTTCAGGAAATAGAAGATGCATTGAAAAAACATACCCCGGCTGTTTTAGCAATTGTTCATGCGGAAACTTCAACAGGTGTATGTCAACCTATGGATGGCATTGGTGATTTATGCAGAAAATATAATTGCTTGCTTCTTGTAGACACAGTAACTTCTTTGGGAGGCGTTCCTCTTTATTTGGATGAATGGAAAATTGATCTGGCTTATAGTTGCAGTCAGAAAGGATTAAGTTGCCCTCCTGGATTAGGTCCTTTTTCAATGAATGAGAGAGCCGAAAATAAAATGTCTAATAGAAAAGACAAAGTACCAAATTGGTATTTAGATGTCTCTTTGCTTAATAAATATTGGGGCAGTGATCGTGTATATCATCATACGGCTCCCGTAAATATGAATTTTGGCATTCGAGAAGCGCTTAGATTGTTAGCTGAAGAAGGATTAGAAGTCTCATGGGGTAGACACCGTACAAATGCAAAATCGCTTTGGAATTCGTTGGAAAATATAGGTTTGGAATTACACGTTAAAGAAGAATTACGCTTGCCTACCCTAACAACAGTGAAAATACCTGAGGGACTTGATGGTAAGGCATTTACTAAGCATTTACTAAATAATTTTGGAGTTGAAATAGGTGGTGGATTAGGTGATCTGGCTGGAAAAGTATGGAGAATTGGTTTAATGGGATATAACTCAACCTCTGAAAATGTAGATAAGATAATAAATATTTTTGAAACTGAATTACCTAAGTTTAGATAA
- a CDS encoding nucleoside deaminase encodes MTRLLTKARLVGERGEVPIAAVILDKKGRCIGYGGNRRESMKDPLGHAELVALRQASWIKNDWRFNDCTLIVNLEPCPMCAGALIQARMGKIIYGSEDPKRGALGGTINLAEHKSAHHRMLIERGIMEEESRKIIVDWFKDKRLIARENLLSKLR; translated from the coding sequence ATGACGAGATTGCTAACGAAAGCAAGACTTGTAGGCGAAAGAGGGGAGGTTCCTATTGCTGCAGTTATTCTCGACAAAAAAGGTAGGTGTATTGGCTATGGGGGGAACAGGAGAGAATCAATGAAAGACCCTTTAGGTCATGCTGAGTTAGTAGCACTTCGCCAAGCTTCTTGGATTAAAAATGATTGGAGATTTAATGACTGTACATTGATAGTAAATCTAGAGCCATGTCCCATGTGCGCAGGGGCATTAATACAAGCAAGAATGGGTAAGATTATCTATGGATCTGAAGATCCAAAGAGAGGCGCGCTAGGTGGAACTATTAATCTTGCGGAACATAAAAGTGCACATCACAGAATGTTGATTGAAAGAGGAATAATGGAAGAAGAATCTAGGAAGATTATAGTGGATTGGTTTAAAGATAAAAGATTAATAGCTAGAGAAAATTTGTTATCTAAACTTAGGTAA
- a CDS encoding pyridoxal phosphate-dependent decarboxylase family protein — protein sequence MDPFASPQNLDKELRSLLAQASSNLCDWFAESASQGPMPYSFELPEVYPAKEGVSNDVLLSELQLLMDGSYRPSHPGSLAHLDPPPLSASIAGELICAGLNNNLLADELSPSLSSLERNLCKWFCHKLGLGDLSGGVAASGGSLSNLMALVMARNNSGLETDPKAVFFASHDCHVSFSKAFRIMGLKQESLQKVSTDENGALNISSLRTSLNKIKSQGKKCFAVVATAGTTVRGAIDPLSEIAKFCKKENVWFHVDGSIGGIYGLSEMTSEIVQGLGFADSLTINPQKLLGIPKTSSLLLVANKNHLSSTFSTGLPYVEPISGNDFHGGELGIQGTRSAETLKLWIGLRQLGEEGIEKILLGSIKRRCYLESIIDRSKFKIISGPLHLLAFTPINYSSSQSSDWSLKTRNSLLANKFMLSRPMYGHRYYLKAVMGNPNTKFDDLKMLANLINHSIS from the coding sequence TTGGACCCTTTTGCTTCTCCTCAAAACTTAGATAAAGAACTGCGTTCTTTACTTGCTCAAGCCTCAAGTAATCTTTGTGATTGGTTTGCTGAATCAGCCAGTCAAGGTCCAATGCCCTATTCATTTGAATTGCCAGAGGTCTATCCCGCAAAAGAAGGTGTTTCTAATGATGTTTTACTGAGTGAACTTCAATTACTAATGGATGGTTCCTATCGACCATCGCATCCAGGATCTCTTGCTCATTTGGACCCACCTCCTCTATCAGCTTCAATAGCAGGAGAACTAATTTGTGCAGGTTTAAATAATAATCTTTTAGCCGATGAGCTATCCCCTAGCTTGTCTTCCTTGGAGAGAAACTTATGTAAATGGTTTTGTCACAAGCTGGGTCTTGGTGATTTGTCTGGAGGTGTAGCGGCTAGCGGTGGGAGTTTGAGTAATTTAATGGCTTTAGTAATGGCAAGAAATAATTCTGGGCTAGAAACTGATCCTAAGGCTGTTTTTTTTGCAAGTCATGATTGTCATGTTTCATTCTCAAAAGCTTTTAGGATTATGGGGCTGAAACAGGAATCTCTACAAAAAGTTTCTACAGATGAAAATGGTGCATTAAATATTTCTAGTTTAAGAACAAGTTTAAATAAAATAAAATCTCAGGGGAAGAAATGCTTTGCTGTCGTAGCGACAGCTGGAACCACTGTAAGAGGTGCTATTGACCCACTTTCTGAGATCGCTAAATTTTGTAAAAAAGAGAATGTTTGGTTTCATGTTGATGGCTCAATTGGTGGCATTTATGGTTTATCAGAAATGACTTCAGAAATTGTTCAAGGCTTAGGTTTCGCTGACTCTTTAACTATTAATCCACAGAAATTATTGGGAATCCCAAAAACTTCTTCTTTATTACTCGTAGCCAATAAAAACCATCTTTCTTCTACATTTTCAACCGGACTCCCTTATGTCGAACCAATTTCAGGAAATGACTTTCATGGAGGAGAACTTGGAATCCAAGGTACTAGATCCGCAGAGACATTGAAATTGTGGATTGGATTAAGACAATTAGGTGAAGAGGGTATTGAAAAAATACTTTTGGGCTCAATTAAAAGAAGATGTTATTTAGAATCTATAATTGACCGATCAAAATTTAAAATAATATCAGGACCTCTTCATCTTTTAGCTTTTACACCTATTAATTATAGTTCTTCTCAATCATCCGATTGGTCTCTAAAAACAAGAAACTCTTTGTTAGCTAATAAGTTTATGCTCTCTAGGCCAATGTATGGACATAGATATTATTTAAAAGCTGTTATGGGGAACCCTAATACTAAATTTGATGATTTAAAAATGTTGGCTAATCTTATTAATCATTCAATTAGTTGA
- a CDS encoding DUF697 domain-containing protein produces the protein MKIHNSRKIIFYVLIIFISLIIIGLVGAIIRLINIPAILITVLIIGGLTYTKKIDWLQNSLRSIFKIKDEKKSLDLSLISKKEAADKSLKSIDHLITLINDKVKAKALKDEKDRVSLELDRGDIILVVFGIGSSGKTSLIRALLKKIVGKVSPEMGSTRGKETFRLKLKGLTRGIRIIDTPGILEAGRGGREREKSALIEARKSDLMLVVIEGDLRSEETRTIRSLSKLGKRLLLVLNKIDLRGESEEKRLIEILNSRCNDFIGPNDIICTSASPQTIAVNGRKPYQPAPEINSLIRRLANILHEEGEELIADNILLQCSNIGKEGKNLLIKQRTQSAKKCIDKYGWLSSGALILTPVPVLDMIAAAAVNAQMVIEIAKIHGVKLTNERAKNLALSVGKILATMGIVKGGVSLISSTLSLSLPTLVISKVIQGISVSWLTRIAGASFITYFQQDQDWGDGGIQEVVEYHYNLNKREEYFKSFIRRAYERVIDPLVEKNLKKLPPRSRPPKEGDSSGL, from the coding sequence ATGAAAATCCATAACTCTAGAAAAATAATATTTTATGTATTGATAATTTTTATTAGCTTGATAATTATAGGTCTGGTCGGAGCAATAATTAGATTGATAAATATACCTGCCATATTAATTACAGTATTAATAATAGGTGGTTTAACTTATACAAAAAAAATAGACTGGTTACAAAATAGTCTAAGATCAATTTTTAAAATAAAGGATGAGAAGAAATCATTAGATTTATCGCTAATTAGCAAAAAAGAAGCCGCAGATAAATCATTAAAAAGTATTGATCATTTAATCACATTAATCAATGACAAAGTCAAGGCCAAGGCCTTAAAGGATGAAAAGGATAGGGTTTCATTAGAGTTAGATAGAGGAGATATTATTTTAGTAGTTTTTGGAATTGGCTCAAGCGGTAAAACATCATTAATAAGAGCCCTATTAAAAAAAATAGTAGGTAAAGTTAGTCCTGAAATGGGATCAACGAGAGGGAAAGAAACCTTCCGACTGAAACTTAAAGGACTTACAAGAGGAATAAGAATAATTGACACTCCCGGCATACTAGAAGCTGGGAGAGGGGGTAGAGAGAGGGAAAAAAGTGCGTTAATAGAAGCACGTAAATCTGATTTAATGTTAGTAGTAATTGAAGGTGATTTACGTTCTGAAGAAACAAGAACAATTAGGAGTTTGTCAAAATTAGGAAAAAGACTTTTACTTGTGCTAAATAAAATAGATTTAAGAGGAGAAAGTGAAGAAAAAAGATTAATTGAGATACTAAATTCTAGATGTAATGATTTTATTGGTCCAAATGACATTATTTGTACATCAGCATCACCTCAGACAATTGCAGTCAATGGCAGAAAGCCTTATCAACCAGCCCCTGAAATCAATAGTTTAATTAGAAGATTAGCAAATATCCTTCATGAAGAAGGTGAAGAATTAATTGCGGATAATATTTTACTTCAATGCAGCAATATTGGAAAAGAAGGGAAAAATTTATTAATCAAACAAAGAACTCAATCTGCTAAAAAATGTATAGATAAGTATGGTTGGCTCAGCAGCGGTGCATTAATACTAACTCCAGTTCCTGTCTTAGATATGATCGCTGCAGCGGCTGTAAATGCACAAATGGTGATAGAAATAGCTAAAATACATGGAGTTAAACTTACAAATGAAAGGGCAAAGAATTTAGCACTTTCGGTAGGAAAAATACTTGCAACTATGGGTATAGTTAAAGGTGGGGTTTCTCTAATAAGTTCAACATTAAGTTTATCACTACCAACATTAGTTATTAGCAAAGTAATTCAAGGTATTAGTGTATCTTGGCTTACTAGGATTGCTGGAGCAAGTTTCATTACTTATTTCCAACAAGATCAAGACTGGGGAGATGGAGGAATACAAGAAGTTGTTGAATATCACTACAACTTAAACAAAAGGGAGGAATATTTTAAAAGTTTTATTCGGAGAGCTTATGAGAGAGTTATTGATCCGCTAGTTGAAAAGAATTTGAAAAAGCTACCGCCGAGATCAAGGCCTCCGAAGGAGGGGGACTCATCGGGCCTCTAA
- the lspA gene encoding signal peptidase II → MTLINRKNINVITYSFYIVLLDQVSKFLILNTLGFERSQNIIPNLLNFTLVKNRGAAFSLLSNSTSLLTIISILASLLLITVIIRFPPRSYWNLNGLAYLLGGTLGNGIDRLFKGYVLDFLDLVPINFPIFNVADIAINIAIICFIIDIIKTKDKSKLNEW, encoded by the coding sequence ATGACTTTAATTAACAGAAAAAATATTAATGTCATCACTTACTCTTTTTACATTGTTTTATTAGATCAAGTCAGTAAGTTCTTGATATTGAATACATTAGGATTTGAAAGATCTCAAAATATTATTCCTAATTTATTAAATTTCACCCTAGTAAAAAACAGAGGAGCTGCATTTAGTCTTCTAAGCAATTCCACAAGCCTTCTTACTATTATAAGTATTCTAGCCTCATTATTATTAATCACTGTTATAATAAGATTTCCGCCAAGATCTTATTGGAATTTGAATGGACTTGCCTATCTTTTAGGTGGTACTTTAGGTAATGGAATTGATAGATTATTCAAAGGTTATGTTCTTGATTTTTTAGATCTTGTTCCAATTAATTTCCCTATTTTTAACGTAGCAGATATAGCAATAAACATTGCTATAATTTGTTTTATAATTGATATAATTAAAACTAAAGACAAATCAAAATTAAATGAATGGTAA
- a CDS encoding biotin transporter BioY, whose translation MHKLTSWVQAITGVMLIIICSMIPSSIIYPQKDLSLSIIPLQSNWQIQGVLLTSLLCGPQVGTISAISYLIIGLFYLPVFHGGGSVGYILTHEFGYLLGFIPAAWLCGLLTKKNTKANLINYSFYTGMSLCVVHIIGIIYLIIGKVFGNWLENLSDLILINTFIPFPTQLLLCIAISLLSIFLRRVLIIK comes from the coding sequence TTGCACAAATTAACAAGCTGGGTACAGGCAATAACAGGCGTAATGCTAATCATAATATGCTCAATGATACCGTCATCAATAATTTACCCTCAAAAAGACCTTTCTCTCTCAATTATTCCACTACAAAGCAATTGGCAAATCCAAGGGGTCCTTTTGACTTCACTGCTTTGCGGACCCCAAGTAGGAACAATTTCTGCAATTTCCTATCTAATTATAGGTTTATTCTATTTACCTGTTTTTCATGGAGGAGGGAGTGTTGGTTATATCTTAACTCATGAATTTGGGTACTTGTTAGGATTTATTCCTGCGGCATGGCTATGTGGTTTATTAACTAAAAAAAATACCAAAGCTAATTTAATTAATTATTCATTTTATACTGGAATGTCATTATGTGTTGTGCATATCATAGGTATAATTTATCTAATTATTGGTAAAGTATTTGGGAATTGGTTAGAAAATTTATCCGATCTTATTTTAATAAATACTTTTATACCTTTCCCAACTCAACTCTTATTATGTATAGCAATAAGTCTATTATCTATATTCTTAAGAAGAGTCTTAATAATAAAATGA
- a CDS encoding DUF3148 domain-containing protein, with amino-acid sequence MKLSVGEKVSLQVPLPYLKTADPISMLRPPDLVSLDEVGVIIGIRANDLLEVKFRRGNFLIPSERLKIFGADD; translated from the coding sequence ATGAAATTATCAGTTGGAGAAAAAGTATCCTTACAAGTTCCTCTACCATATTTAAAGACAGCTGATCCTATATCAATGCTCAGACCTCCAGATTTAGTCTCTCTTGATGAAGTTGGAGTAATTATTGGAATAAGAGCTAATGATTTATTAGAAGTTAAATTTAGAAGGGGTAATTTCTTGATTCCTTCTGAAAGACTTAAGATTTTTGGGGCAGATGACTAA
- a CDS encoding M16 family metallopeptidase, with amino-acid sequence MNIILDKLDSKNIMSAKLWIEDGSRNDPKDKKGIHQLLSSTMLRGCGPYNNKQIAEIVENCGANLNCDTYEDGLLISLKCVETDAYKLLPLIGWMITKPILQIDQFELEKDLTIKAIKRQKESTYQLAFDGWRKMVYGDGPYGHDPLGSIDDINKINKEHILPIASSLIHRKKNLVISGKFPINLKNYIENTIEFKGISNHNKAFKNINKIETPSKQRSSICTRSLNTKQVILLLGKATIRYDNKSDILLRLLSCYLGYGMSSLLFKVLREKYGVVYEAGIYHPIREQQTPFIMHASTSEEKGIITLQLLRECWEKVINSEISPEELDLVKIKYRGQMAHSLQSISQRAEHKAHLLGIGLTKDHDKEILQRLESITSKEIKDAANRYLKNPLLSVCSNKEVIRKILKDWKA; translated from the coding sequence ATGAACATAATTCTGGACAAACTAGATAGCAAAAATATAATGTCAGCCAAGCTATGGATAGAGGATGGCAGCAGGAATGATCCAAAAGATAAGAAAGGAATTCATCAACTCTTAAGCTCAACAATGCTTAGAGGTTGTGGGCCATACAATAATAAGCAAATCGCTGAAATTGTAGAAAATTGTGGTGCAAATTTAAACTGTGATACATACGAAGATGGTCTTTTAATAAGTCTTAAATGTGTCGAAACTGATGCGTATAAACTTCTTCCCTTAATTGGTTGGATGATTACAAAACCTATACTTCAAATAGATCAGTTTGAATTAGAAAAAGATCTAACAATAAAAGCCATTAAAAGACAAAAAGAGAGTACATATCAACTAGCTTTTGATGGCTGGAGAAAGATGGTATACGGAGATGGACCATATGGACATGATCCACTGGGATCAATCGATGATATAAATAAAATCAATAAAGAACATATATTGCCAATCGCAAGCTCATTAATTCACAGAAAAAAGAACTTAGTAATTTCAGGAAAGTTTCCAATTAACCTAAAAAATTACATAGAGAACACAATTGAATTCAAGGGAATTAGTAATCATAATAAAGCATTTAAAAATATTAATAAAATAGAAACTCCAAGCAAACAGAGAAGTAGTATTTGCACTCGTTCATTGAATACAAAGCAAGTCATTCTGCTTCTTGGTAAAGCAACAATTAGATATGATAATAAATCTGATATTTTGCTTAGATTATTATCTTGTTACTTAGGTTATGGAATGTCAAGTTTATTATTTAAGGTTCTCAGGGAAAAGTATGGAGTAGTTTATGAAGCAGGCATTTATCATCCTATTAGAGAGCAGCAAACGCCCTTTATTATGCACGCTTCAACAAGTGAAGAAAAAGGGATCATTACTCTTCAATTACTTAGGGAGTGTTGGGAGAAAGTTATCAATAGTGAAATCTCTCCTGAAGAATTAGATCTTGTAAAAATAAAATATCGAGGTCAAATGGCTCATTCTTTGCAGAGTATTAGTCAAAGAGCTGAACATAAAGCTCATCTTTTAGGAATTGGGCTAACCAAGGATCACGATAAAGAAATTCTGCAAAGACTCGAAAGTATAACTAGTAAAGAAATCAAGGATGCTGCAAATAGATATTTAAAGAACCCATTGCTAAGCGTATGCAGTAACAAAGAAGTTATTCGAAAAATCTTAAAAGACTGGAAAGCTTAA